From Juglans regia cultivar Chandler chromosome 8, Walnut 2.0, whole genome shotgun sequence, the proteins below share one genomic window:
- the LOC109021350 gene encoding rust resistance kinase Lr10-like, with protein sequence MYSHMVLCFYGTGFIVEAVADCNVLSMTIIKKYKYLGYFLARTGRKCRERLGEGGFGTVFKGTLRSGRFVAVKMLSQSKANGQDSINEVATIGRIHHVNIVQLIGFCVHGSKFALIYEFMPNGSLDKHIFSSEANILNYEKTYDIALGVAHEIEYLHQGCDMQILHFDIKPHNILLEENLKPKVSDFGLAKLYPVEDSIVPLTRARGTFGYMAPEMLYKNIGGVSYKADIYSFGMLLMEMVSRRKNLNASTENLSQIYFPTWIYDQFHDGKNVEIQDAIKDERKLCKKMMIVALWCIQLKPSDRPSMNKVVRMLEGDVECLQVPLKPLQPSPKRKIKGVRDNSN encoded by the exons ATGTATTCTCATATGGTTTTGTGCTTTTATGGTACCGGATTTATTGTGGAAGCTGTGGCAGATTGCAATGTACTCTCGATGACGATAATCAA GAAATACAAATACTTGGGTTACTTTCTTGCGAGAACTGGTCGCAAATGTAG GGAAAGATTGGGTGAAGGAGGATTTGGCACAGTATTTAAAGGAACACTTCGAAGTGGACGTTTTGTAGCAGTAAAGATGTTAAGCCAATCCAAAGCAAATGGGCAAGATTCTATCAATGAAGTAGCAACCATTGGAAGGATCCATCATGTGAATATAGTGCAActcattggtttttgtgttcatGGTTCAAAGTTTGCCCTTATATATGAGTTCATGCCCAACGGATCTCTAgacaaacacattttttcatcagaGGCAAATATCCTCAACTACGAGAAAACATATGATATTGCCCTAGGAGTGGCTCACGAGATTGAGTATTTACATCAAGGATGTgacatgcaaattttacattttgacATTAAGCCTCACAACATTCTTCTTGAGGAGAATTTGAAACCCAAAGTTTCGGATTTTGGCTTAGCGAAATTGTACCCAGTGGAAGATAGTATTGTTCCTTTGACTCGTGCAAGAGGAACGTTTGGATATATGGCTCCTGAAatgctttacaaaaatattggagGTGTTTCATACAAAGCTGATATCTATAGCTTTGGAATGTTGTTGATGGAAATGGTGAGTAGAAGAAAGAACTTGAATGCATCTACAGAAAATTTAAGTCAAATTTACTTCCCCACTTGGATATATGATCAATTCCATGATGGGAAGAATGTAGAAATACAAGATGCTattaaagatgaaagaaaactatgtaagaagatgatgatagtcGCATTATGGTGCATACAATTGAAGCCTAGCGATCGTCCATCAATGAACAAAGTCGTCAGAATGCTTGAAGGAGATGTTGAATGCTTACAAGTTCCTCTCAAGCCTCTCCAGCCATCACCAAAGAGAAAGATAAAGGGTGTTAGAGATAATTCAAATTAA